The DNA region agaaaaataacacAAAGATTAAAGGAGATTCGGCCAAGCCTATTCCTCATGTCACGTTTCAAAATGGGATGAGACATGGCACGGTACTCGATGCCTGCCAACTTGCACCGACCGATCCGATTTGGAATATTGACTACCCACTTCGTACCCATGtaccataaattcaataaattaGCAACCATgttaaaagaataaaatgaaaatgaataaaatgaacaaCATATTAAAAGTGTGCCGTTATAAGTCGAGACACGATATCCATAACCCAAAATATTACACAGTTCATCTATGGAGCTTATATGACGCAAcgaatcaataaataaaattacagGGTTAACGTACACTATACAAAAGGATGGAATTACAACACGTGACTCACGATCTCAAAATGGCTTACCAAAATAAAGAAGAGGCGGGATTCTAGTCACAAGTGGATTGTCTTCCTCACGCCCAATTCCCAGACCTGGCATCATAAGACGAGGTCTGAGTATGGAATACTCAGTATGCCTCATAGCTATGCCACTCAGCTAGTAGCTAGCAGGAATACTCAGTAGCTACCACCTATTTGGATCTTTTTCTCCATTGTGTCCTACTATTTTTAACTTACTCAGCACATTTGTAGGTCTTTAGACGACTTGTTTCCATATGATTTTAGGTCTATCTCGTCCCCTTTTAATACTATACTTACCATAATTTCATATTAATGGACCGATACACCTACAGATCGACGCATAAAATATCCCAATCATCTCAAACGACCATTTTGCAGTTTATACCCAATGCGTGCTACTTGAATTATATGTACAGGTTAATACACGTTGTACACCCAACCAAACTTGCCTTTGTGTGTAGTTGGCAAAAAGAACAACCAAGAATTTATAAGTCAATTGAAAAGGAGCATATAAGCACATCATTTAATTGGTAGTATTGATATTTCCTATATATTCACCTGACATTTTCCAAACATGGTATgcataacaaattaacaatggTCGGGCATGATATAGAAATTGTAAAGACTTTAGAGTTCGACGTCGATTTTGGTAATTTGAAATTGCTCCTTTGAGAtatcttttctattttcttttcagATTTTCTgtccttcttcctctttttcatTAAGCCACTTTATGTAGTTTTTCATGCGCCTCAAGACTTTTAGTTTCCGTTGTTTGCCTTATCTTTATtgagtttcttttttcttttccggcCTAACCCATCGATAGACACCTGTGATCGTCCGGTTCTTTCATTTGAACATCTCAACTAAACcttgtttcatttagacacaCAGGTAGAGTTCGACTGtgccatttagacacttttcgCTGACTTGGCAACTTGCGCGATTTTCACACCAAACTAGCGCGTGAAGAGCCCaacaaaaacatatatatatatattttttattctttttatttccttcttcttctttatttttttctctttcttctccatTTAACAAACCTTCCACCATTGCTATCTTGTTCACCGGAAAAAAGTCAAGACCGCCACCACCCTCTCTCTCCCTAAGCGTTTATAtttaataaacaaaacaaaaaaaatcacaaaaagattaaaaaaaaaaaaaaaaaaaaacttgtcaTTAGTGGAGTTTTAGAAAGCTTGAAGGTTTAAAATGGGTTAATtgatttgatgaaaattttgagCAATTAATGTTGAATTGTCTTTGGGTCTTCGTGGGGAATCTTTAGCTGAAGTTATAACAAATTTGGAGGAGTTTCTCTTCAAAATTTGGATTAAAAATTGTGGTTGTAACAAGAACAACATGAAGATGGTGAAAAACACCAAGAACAACTAttcattttagaattttcattgtgtccttttttccttttcctttttgttaataatgtgtCTTTTTCTGATTGAGTGtaaatcaatttttctttttctttttaaaagtattacttttaatttgttattaaatattttaaaatagtttttttttaattaaaaaagacaCATGTCCTCATTTTATTTGTCATTTGCCACGTCAGCAGCGAGTGTATTTCACACACTTTGTAAATTTGGCTGATTCAGcgaaaagtgtctaaatggcaCAGTCGAACCCTACCTcaggtgtctaaatgaaacaagatttagttgaggtgttcaagtgaaagaatcGGATGACCACATATGTCTATCGATAGGTTTGACCTTCTTTCCCTGTTGAAAATCAAGTGTAACATGTAttgtgtataaaaatgtataatctTTATATAGCTACTATAaaaatgaagtagtaaatcCGATCGGTTATTTGTCTAAAGATTcccaaaataaatgaaaaggtgTGCATTTgtctgggaaaaaaaaaatgaaagtcaatttatatgatataattgtttttttttggtaactgaAAGGTTCCATTCAACCAAAAGTGATCTTTACAAATCTAAGCAGCGCTGACCCACTGCTTTCTCAAAATAGCAACATGCTGCTATGTACAATACACTGAAACCAGAAAAATAACATAGCATCGATGATAaaccatacaaacacacaacttCTATACAATACTAGGGTtgggcataaacaccgaaaaccgaaaaatcggATCAAACTGAATTAATTCAGTTTTTCGATGTTTCGGTTCGATTTCGGTTTTTGTATACCaaattcggtgttcggttcggGGTCAACGGTTCTTCGGTATTTCGGTTtaaccgtttttttttttttttggaagatttactacatgaatacaattttttttaacaacacTCAGTCCACTCTCTCAGGCCCAAATTAATGTATTCAAGTCCATCCCTATAGATTATAGACCCACCCTAATTTCATTCAGTTAACCTAAGCCCTAACTTCATTTCCTCACTTCCTCTCCTATGTCCTCAATTTAATGAAATGATGAATTGCAGTCAGTTTAATTAATGATCAGCTTGACATCCATGATACAAAAGATTACATCACGAGTTCAAATTTTCCAGTATTCATTCTTAAATGTGATGTCTGTCCCGAATATAGCTAATATTGGTACATCTTCAGTTGTTTAGTTTATGTATATCGAAGTTCTGTAACCTTTGGTAACTGTTCTTCATGTTGCCTTTGATAGGCTCTGTTCATGATCCATTTTCTTGTTGCTTCTTAGCTGCTTAATATTATTTTCTGTATGATATCAACTTCTATCTCCTCTTATgtgttttaacttttaagttaTGTAGCAAAACAATGTGGTATTGGAAGTTAACATAGAAGTCAATATTTTGGTGATGAGGTTTACTTATCTATAGGACTTCGTCATATATATGAAGCATCTGAAACAATCAATAAGCATTCAATAATCAGTACTCTGCAGTCTGCGCAGAGCCATCCAATTAAATTGACCTTGCTCGATAAAACAATTATTAGCTGATAAAAACGCCCACCCCTAATTTTACAAGCAGAAATTAGCCCATTTCAGGCCCATGCTGAAAAAAAATCGAATtagaaaaaccgaaaccgaacttcaaaaaatcgaaccgaaccgaactaattcggtgTGGTGTTCGGTGTACactttcaaaaattgaaaccgaaaaaccgaaccgaactttgaaaaaaccgaaccgaaagaccgaacgcccacccctgtAACAATACTAGTCTATGGTATTGAGTTCAAGCTAAGGAGAGCATTTTGCCACAGCTGAATTCCATTCCctctgatatgaatatgaagTGCAATCTCCCAGTAGATCTTGGCAGCATCGAAGTAGCCCTGTTTAAACCTCAGATTGTTCCTCTCCCTCCAAATGATGTAGACAGTCATAGCAAAGCAATATGCAGCAATAGAGCTCTTACCATTCTTCCTTTTTGCTATCTGGCAAGCCCAGGTTAGTTCATCAGGCCAAGATCCAACAGTTCTAGCACATCCTAGCCATGCTAGCAGTCTGTTCCAAACACTTCTTGTCACACAACAGCCAAAGAAAAGATGATCAAATGTTTCTCTGGTTGTGGCACAGAAAGCACAATCTGTAGGCACTACAATCCCAATCTTCAAGAGTCTATCAACTGTAGTCAGTCTATTTTGAACAGCTAACCAAAGGATGAACTTGAATCTAGGATGCAAAGTTGTATTTAAAACCACAGTCTTCCAGGCTACTTTTGGATATTGAGGCAGAAGGAACAAGTAACCCATATAATTGTTACTTGGTGATTTTGTTGATTGTATACTTATTTGCTCTAAGATACACTAAATAACAAATTGTacaaaaaaagaattttctAGATTCAGCTGATTGAACACCAATTACAATCTTGATGCTAAAAAGAAAATCGCAATGTTTCTGCATGCAATTCGCCTTGAAGGCAAATATAGAGTTGCAGAATGAAAGAGATATTTATTGAATGTCGTTATAAGGTAATTCTATGTATAGTTTATCTCTTTCCACATGTTGTTGATTGTCTTATAGCTTTggccaaaaacaaaaataaatatttcttgtAGCtgtgtcaaaaatttgaaaagattaCCAAAAGTTACcacagtcaaaaatttaaaaaataaaaaagaagtaaaagcaATTCGAGCACTTAAAAACTTACTAGTGATTAGTTATATAGGAATAACAATACAAGAATTGTAAAGTCGGGATCGACAGTTGTAATATGGGGATTACAATATAGGAATTGTAAGGTAGGAATAATTTATCGTTCGATGTTTGATttgttatttaaaaattattatgtagtgcatattttcaaaatataattctTTAACTCAACcgcttaaactaaaaataacagacacatgtataatatatacataaataatgcATGTATAATATAACCTTGTATAATCAGTGTATAAGCTATGTATGCCGATTAGGAAAAGTAATTTAACATGAATTTAGTTGGGAACCTATATaatttaggaatattatttatgctGCTTTACAATTCACATTTTATAAAGCGTCGattgacttcttcttcttttttccgcTGAGGAGCATCGGTTGACTAATATAGAAACAATAGGGCCACAACAAGGTGCAAGAAAACTTTAAATTGAGACATTGCAGTTGAAGTATAGAATACAGTATATGGAAACAACATTTaagtgaaaaaattaattaacacTAAAGATTCTCTAGTATTTGAAAAAGGAACATTTCATTACTTGAGAAGTATTTTCAAAATGAAATACTAAACAACACAGAAAACAGAGGTAATTCCAAAGGACAAGTTAACATAAGGATTACaaggcaaaataataataataataataataataatcacgcTCCATCCTAGTCACTAAACTAGTATTTATTGTTACCACCATGTCCTAAGGACCTAGTGTGATCAATTTGTACGCCATGCCCTTTACAATAACACAACTTTTTGAGCCTTGGCATCCCCCCTTTCTGTGTTGTTAGCTCATTTAGAGACAATATTTCATCAATTTTAAGATCTTCAAGGCTTGGAAATTCTTGAGATCCAACACAAATAATCTTGGCACTAACCAAAGAACTTCGACTCAATTTCAAGACCTTTAGTCGAGGGAGTTTCTTAAGATTTTCTAACGCATCCTCTTCAAGTTGACTCGCAACAAGAGATAACTCTATCAGATTCGGAGGAAACTTTCCAAAGTGTGGCATTGACTGAGCAGTGCATGTCCTCGTGCATGAGGAGATTTCTCAAGTTCTTCAATTTCCAAATAGAATTTGGAAGTTTGAGAGAAGGGCAGCCGCGAACATCTAAAGTGAGTAAATCTTGGAGACTACTTATACCTTTTGGGAGCTTTTCAAGACCATTGCCGCTTAACTTGAGGTGCCTCAAGTGTCTTAGATTGCATAAAACCTTGGGAAATATTGGTGGAAGTTCAGGACATTCTATTACAAGGACCCTGAGGAACTTGAACTCTCGAAGAACTCGTGTCAGATGTTTCTTCGAGAGTTTATCCGAGCCTTTGAGATAAAAAAGTGTGCGGATTTTGAGAGCTTGACGttccaaagaaagaaattgGGAGAGGCTACTTCCATCGGTGGTGAATCTCCGAACACTGCTActtgtataagaattggaagCTATGTTACTCCAAGTTTTGAACAAGTTGTCCTTAGATGCAAGTGAAATGCATCTTGAATGTAAAAGACTATGAATGCTGCAACTTCTGATCCTTCCATCAAATCTTCTACTAACCACTTGAATCAAGTTCCTATCAACCAATTCACCTAAATAAGCCTCTCCCTCATCCTCAGCCAAAGGTGTTTGTTCACTCAATGGAATAAATTTCTCTGCCACccataaattaattatttcactTGCCCTGATTTCATGATCTTTTGGAAATAGTCCAAAATAAAGGAAGCAGGGTTTTAAA from Lycium ferocissimum isolate CSIRO_LF1 chromosome 2, AGI_CSIRO_Lferr_CH_V1, whole genome shotgun sequence includes:
- the LOC132047761 gene encoding uncharacterized protein LOC132047761; translated protein: MGYLFLLPQYPKVAWKTVVLNTTLHPRFKFILWLAVQNRLTTVDRLLKIGIVVPTDCAFCATTRETFDHLFFGCCVTRSVWNRLLAWLGCARTVGSWPDELTWACQIAKRKNGKSSIAAYCFAMTVYIIWRERNNLRFKQGYFDAAKIYWEIALHIHIRGNGIQLWQNALLSLNSIP